A single genomic interval of Pseudomonadota bacterium harbors:
- a CDS encoding HEAT repeat domain-containing protein yields MATLRGRTTGLLTLLVSTAIAASGCAPSLAGLTRLLDASDAKGALASVEGDFARENALAALILKRAAAAGESPLDAVRALAATGRDGRRFLEQLAKGKSAPAAALARIALDRRRPPGDDELEALLADPSADVRAYAVSSWDDEIDSGRLAGLVLDLDPRVRADAVRALGRRGEERFESLLREAARLDPDLRVRSEAARSGRALGGDAVDILRELLGGDDPGVAQAALLGLGDVGSEEAMALLEERALGPLDETAVVAAAELARTGSKKGRARLLEALADERQGIRATAAVNLSRAALEDREELLLDLLDDEAPRVALIAAAMLGNGAHRDRVAAALRRVFEGAGSPGEEARDALAVLGDPAASEEASEALSSADEAEVVLTIRRSKRAPLLRARFVSLLADERPAVRRAAAEAVLVTPKS; encoded by the coding sequence ATGGCGACACTGCGGGGGCGCACGACAGGCCTCCTCACGCTCCTCGTTTCGACGGCGATCGCCGCGTCCGGGTGCGCGCCGAGCCTGGCCGGGCTGACGCGGCTCCTCGACGCGTCCGACGCGAAGGGCGCCCTGGCCTCGGTCGAGGGCGACTTTGCGCGGGAGAACGCGCTCGCGGCGCTGATCCTCAAGCGTGCGGCCGCGGCCGGCGAGTCGCCCCTGGACGCGGTGCGGGCGCTCGCGGCCACGGGCAGGGACGGCCGCAGGTTCCTCGAGCAGCTCGCCAAGGGGAAGTCGGCCCCGGCCGCCGCGCTCGCCCGGATCGCGCTCGACCGGCGTCGCCCGCCGGGAGACGACGAGCTCGAGGCGCTGCTCGCGGATCCGTCGGCCGACGTCCGCGCGTACGCGGTGTCCAGCTGGGACGACGAGATCGATTCCGGGAGGCTCGCCGGGCTCGTGCTGGATCTCGATCCGCGCGTCCGCGCCGACGCGGTCCGCGCCCTCGGCCGGAGGGGAGAGGAGCGCTTCGAAAGCTTGCTCCGCGAGGCCGCGCGCCTCGATCCGGATCTCCGGGTCCGCTCCGAGGCCGCGCGCTCCGGACGCGCGCTCGGCGGCGACGCGGTCGACATCCTGCGCGAGCTGCTCGGCGGCGACGACCCGGGAGTGGCGCAGGCCGCGCTGCTCGGGCTCGGCGACGTCGGCTCGGAGGAGGCGATGGCGCTCCTCGAGGAGCGGGCGCTCGGCCCCCTCGACGAGACCGCGGTCGTCGCGGCGGCGGAGCTCGCGCGGACGGGCTCGAAGAAGGGCCGCGCGCGGCTGCTCGAGGCGCTCGCCGACGAGCGGCAGGGGATCCGCGCCACGGCCGCCGTGAACCTCTCGCGGGCCGCCCTCGAGGACCGGGAGGAGCTGCTCCTCGACCTGCTCGACGACGAGGCGCCGCGCGTCGCGCTCATCGCCGCGGCGATGCTCGGGAACGGCGCGCACCGGGATCGCGTGGCAGCTGCGCTGCGGCGGGTCTTCGAGGGCGCGGGCTCGCCGGGCGAGGAGGCGCGGGACGCGCTCGCCGTCCTCGGCGATCCGGCGGCGTCGGAGGAGGCGTCGGAAGCGCTCTCGTCCGCGGACGAGGCCGAGGTCGTGCTCACGATCCGCCGCTCGAAACGGGCGCCGTTGCTCCGCGCGCGCTTCGTCTCGCTCCTCGCGGACGAGCGCCCCGCCGTCCGCCGCGCCGCCGCCGAGGCGGTGCTCGTCACGCCGAAAAGTTGA
- a CDS encoding NAD+ synthase — protein MKVALCQIDPTVGDFDGNAERIRAALREARARGAELAVFPEMAISGYPPHDLLERRGFVRDGERALQALAAETRGGTAAIVGCVRESARPTGKALENCAVLLADGAIAAQQAKALLPTYDVFDERRYFEPAAEIEPVSFGGVRLGLTVCEDLWGGPSSPVTRLYDRDPVAELVAKGAQLIVNIAASPFTLEKRDLRPRLAAETARRCGRPVLFVNQVGGNDDLVFDGASAAFGPDGALLARAAELAEDLVVVDLGAMTGDVREPLGGDEAAALEALTVGTRDYARKCGFCSAVLGLSGGIDSALVAVVAARALSASNVLGVSMPTRHSSQGSLDDAAALARNLGIGYEVVPIDGLYQAFCDGLEPLFEGRARDLTEENLQARVRGVVLMALSNKLGHLVLTTGNKSESATGYCTLYGDMAGGLAVLSDVPKTLVYAIAAHVNRAGQVIPAATISKPPSAELRDDQKDEDSLPPYPVLDAILREHVDLGRDAEEIIGAGYPAETVREVLRLVRASEHKRRQAPPGLKITSKTFGPGRRIPMAQRWRG, from the coding sequence ATGAAGGTAGCGCTCTGCCAGATCGATCCGACGGTCGGCGACTTCGACGGAAACGCGGAGAGGATCCGCGCGGCGCTCCGCGAGGCCCGCGCCCGGGGGGCCGAGCTCGCCGTCTTCCCGGAGATGGCGATCTCCGGCTACCCGCCCCACGATCTGCTCGAGCGGCGCGGCTTCGTCCGCGACGGCGAGCGCGCGCTCCAGGCGCTGGCGGCCGAGACGCGCGGGGGCACGGCGGCGATCGTGGGCTGCGTGCGCGAGAGCGCGAGGCCCACGGGCAAGGCGCTCGAGAACTGCGCGGTGCTGCTCGCGGACGGGGCGATCGCCGCGCAACAGGCCAAGGCGCTCCTGCCGACCTACGACGTCTTCGACGAGCGGCGCTACTTCGAGCCCGCGGCGGAGATCGAGCCGGTCTCCTTCGGCGGCGTGCGGCTCGGGCTCACCGTGTGCGAGGATCTCTGGGGCGGGCCGTCGTCGCCCGTCACGCGGCTCTACGATCGCGATCCCGTCGCGGAGCTCGTCGCGAAGGGCGCGCAGCTCATCGTCAACATCGCGGCCTCGCCGTTCACCCTCGAGAAGCGCGATCTCCGGCCGCGCCTCGCCGCCGAGACCGCGAGGCGCTGCGGCCGGCCGGTGCTCTTCGTCAACCAGGTCGGCGGCAACGACGATCTGGTCTTCGACGGCGCGAGCGCCGCGTTCGGCCCGGACGGAGCGCTCCTGGCCCGCGCGGCCGAGCTCGCGGAGGATCTCGTCGTCGTCGATCTCGGCGCGATGACCGGCGACGTGCGCGAACCGCTCGGGGGCGACGAGGCCGCGGCGCTCGAGGCGCTGACCGTCGGCACGCGCGACTACGCCCGCAAGTGCGGGTTCTGCTCCGCGGTGCTCGGCCTGTCGGGCGGCATCGACTCGGCGCTCGTCGCGGTCGTCGCAGCGCGGGCGCTCAGCGCTTCGAACGTGCTCGGCGTCTCGATGCCCACGCGCCACTCCTCGCAGGGCTCGCTCGACGACGCGGCGGCGCTCGCGCGCAACCTCGGGATCGGCTACGAGGTCGTTCCGATCGACGGGCTCTACCAGGCGTTCTGCGACGGGCTCGAGCCGCTTTTCGAGGGGCGCGCTCGCGATCTGACCGAGGAGAACCTCCAGGCGCGCGTGCGCGGCGTCGTGCTCATGGCGCTGTCCAACAAGCTCGGCCACCTCGTGCTCACGACCGGCAACAAGTCCGAGTCGGCGACCGGGTACTGCACTCTCTACGGCGACATGGCGGGCGGCCTCGCCGTGCTCTCGGACGTCCCCAAGACGCTCGTCTACGCGATCGCCGCGCACGTGAACCGCGCGGGCCAGGTGATCCCGGCGGCCACGATCTCGAAGCCGCCGAGCGCCGAGCTACGCGACGATCAGAAGGACGAGGACAGCCTCCCGCCCTACCCGGTGCTCGACGCGATCCTGCGCGAGCACGTGGATCTCGGCCGGGACGCGGAGGAGATCATCGGCGCGGGCTACCCGGCCGAGACGGTCCGCGAGGTGCTCCGGCTCGTGCGCGCGAGCGAGCACAAGCGCCGGCAGGCGCCGCCCGGCCTCAAGATCACCTCCAAGACGTTCGGCCCGGGGCGCCGGATCCCGATGGCGCAGCGCTGGAGGGGCTGA
- a CDS encoding ROK family protein, protein MGDRARIGIDFGGTKIEGVVVRGPRPQPEVAVRRRIPTESARGYAHVLERTAAFIEGLAREAGEDAPIGIGMPGSVTREGLGKNSNTVCLNGMPFRRDLGLRLGRAPVFANDANCFALAEASMGAAKGCGLVFGAILGTGVGGGLVLDGAAREGPQSICGEWGHTILFPQGGRRCYCGQIGCVETYLAGPWIERHHAELGGPEGAGLPEILERRGRGEEPAVRCVEAWLDAYGRAVANLINVLDPDAIVLGGGVSNADVLYTEGRERVARYLFSDELLTPILRHTLGDSAGVFGAALLVS, encoded by the coding sequence ATGGGCGATCGCGCGCGCATCGGCATCGACTTCGGCGGCACCAAGATCGAGGGGGTCGTCGTGAGAGGCCCGCGGCCGCAGCCCGAGGTCGCGGTGCGCCGGCGGATTCCGACCGAGTCGGCGCGGGGCTACGCGCACGTCCTCGAGCGCACGGCGGCGTTCATCGAGGGGCTCGCCCGCGAGGCGGGGGAGGACGCACCGATCGGCATCGGCATGCCCGGGAGCGTCACGCGGGAGGGGCTCGGCAAGAACTCGAACACCGTGTGCCTGAACGGCATGCCGTTCCGCCGGGATCTCGGGCTCCGGCTCGGCCGCGCGCCCGTCTTCGCGAACGACGCGAACTGCTTCGCGCTGGCAGAGGCGTCGATGGGCGCCGCCAAGGGGTGCGGGCTCGTGTTCGGCGCCATCCTCGGGACCGGCGTCGGCGGCGGGCTCGTCCTCGACGGCGCGGCGCGCGAGGGCCCGCAGTCGATCTGCGGCGAGTGGGGCCACACGATCCTGTTCCCGCAGGGCGGGCGGCGCTGCTACTGCGGCCAGATCGGCTGCGTGGAGACGTACCTCGCGGGTCCCTGGATCGAGCGGCACCACGCCGAGCTCGGGGGCCCCGAGGGCGCGGGGCTGCCCGAGATCCTCGAGCGGCGCGGGCGCGGCGAGGAGCCCGCGGTGCGGTGCGTCGAAGCCTGGCTCGACGCCTACGGCCGCGCGGTGGCGAACCTGATCAACGTCCTCGATCCGGACGCGATCGTGCTCGGCGGCGGCGTGTCCAACGCGGACGTCCTCTACACCGAGGGGCGCGAGCGCGTCGCCCGGTACCTCTTCTCGGACGAGCTTCTGACCCCTATCCTGCGCCACACCCTCGGCGACTCCGCCGGGGTGTTCGGCGCGGCGCTGCTCGTCTCGTGA